One window from the genome of Thermococcus alcaliphilus encodes:
- a CDS encoding ABC transporter ATP-binding protein: protein MNAAVEVSNLVVGYKKTEILKGISFNIDEGTIVGYLGPNGAGKTTTILTLLGILKPWSGYVKIFGMNVLKKSTEAKQLIAVAHQEATGDPFLTVEENIYLYQRLRGIPKKRAKIKTEEYIKSFNLEEHRRKLFLELSPGLAKKVQVARCLASVTESTRLIILDEPTAGSDPSFKLKLWNIIKTLKEDGKTIILTTHNMEDVENLCDKIIFIKNGKIIFDGALSDLKSNFRIDRLYRIKCGFPKQFLQKVKVLGFNVTRVENNEIYFETPTQYKISELASLFEECIVEEIGYAGKDLNEIFVELVEGEK, encoded by the coding sequence ATGAACGCTGCTGTAGAAGTCTCTAATTTAGTAGTAGGGTACAAAAAGACAGAGATTCTAAAGGGGATAAGTTTCAATATAGACGAGGGTACAATAGTTGGGTATTTGGGTCCCAATGGTGCAGGTAAAACTACAACAATATTGACATTATTAGGAATTCTAAAACCCTGGAGCGGATACGTTAAAATATTTGGAATGAATGTATTGAAAAAGAGTACTGAAGCTAAGCAACTTATTGCTGTTGCTCATCAAGAAGCTACGGGAGATCCCTTTTTAACTGTTGAAGAAAATATTTATCTATACCAACGTCTTAGGGGGATACCTAAAAAAAGAGCAAAGATAAAAACTGAAGAATATATTAAGTCATTCAATCTTGAGGAACATAGAAGAAAATTGTTCTTGGAGCTAAGCCCAGGTCTAGCAAAGAAAGTTCAAGTGGCAAGATGTCTTGCTAGTGTAACAGAAAGTACGAGGCTTATCATCTTAGACGAGCCTACTGCTGGAAGTGATCCAAGTTTTAAACTAAAACTTTGGAATATAATAAAGACGCTAAAAGAGGATGGGAAGACGATTATACTCACTACTCATAATATGGAAGATGTTGAAAATTTATGTGATAAAATAATTTTTATAAAAAATGGAAAAATTATTTTTGATGGGGCGTTATCTGATCTAAAGAGTAACTTCAGAATAGATCGGCTGTATAGAATTAAGTGTGGTTTTCCTAAACAATTCCTTCAAAAGGTCAAAGTTCTTGGATTTAACGTGACAAGAGTGGAGAATAATGAAATTTATTTTGAGACGCCCACACAATATAAAATCTCTGAACTAGCATCTCTATTTGAAGAATGTATAGTAGAGGAAATAGGATATGCTGGAAAGGATTTGAATGAAATATTTGTAGAATTGGTGGAGGGAGAAAAGTGA
- a CDS encoding tetratricopeptide repeat protein: MIKGYLDKLGDDIPKKDVDGDIYCKGYLLLCLGDVEKGERYLKMLFEKDPKNLKVINKLLNVYILQKDFEKCNLLLNRVFKEYIKHDIPPFLFAKYLRILILHNKISEAIAFKKQLQEVFQSSMYLAKYKDSVWKLYFELGNLESYIGQYEKAIASYLKALSSLPPTSDFIRAKLLYLIALSYYSLEDYNSAITYLKKSIALSPNYSKSYVLLGIIYLKDNKLDTAHKYLHYALKLNPADKQALKYLNFLKNNKQEV, translated from the coding sequence GTGATTAAAGGGTACCTAGATAAGTTGGGAGATGATATACCAAAAAAAGACGTTGATGGGGATATATATTGCAAAGGATATTTATTATTATGTCTGGGTGATGTAGAGAAAGGAGAAAGATACCTTAAAATGTTGTTTGAAAAAGATCCAAAAAATTTAAAAGTAATTAATAAATTACTTAATGTCTATATTCTACAAAAAGATTTTGAGAAATGTAATCTACTTCTAAACAGAGTTTTTAAGGAATATATAAAACATGATATTCCACCATTTCTCTTTGCTAAATATCTCAGAATCCTAATATTGCACAACAAAATAAGTGAAGCTATAGCTTTTAAGAAGCAACTCCAAGAAGTTTTTCAATCTTCTATGTATTTAGCTAAATATAAGGATAGTGTATGGAAACTTTATTTTGAACTAGGTAATTTAGAATCTTACATAGGACAATATGAAAAGGCTATTGCGTCTTATCTCAAGGCTTTGTCCTCGTTACCTCCTACTTCAGATTTTATTCGGGCTAAATTATTATACTTAATTGCATTATCCTATTATTCCCTTGAGGACTACAATAGCGCTATAACATATTTGAAAAAGTCAATAGCTCTAAGTCCAAACTACTCAAAATCTTATGTTCTCTTAGGAATAATATACCTAAAGGATAATAAATTAGATACAGCTCACAAATACCTCCATTATGCTTTGAAACTCAATCCTGCTGATAAACAAGCTTTGAAATATCTCAACTTTTTAAAGAATAATAAGCAGGAGGTTTAG
- a CDS encoding radical SAM/SPASM domain-containing protein yields the protein MKTNKYLVQIPVEEGNYIILDTLHGKIYKLKRNEYYYLLNPENSSCSDTIHDLLKNKLLYRSEDEFNKDVERAYLDFIRKEKSLPLHYMVIPTYYCNLTCTYCYEKGIKKDPEFISEKALSKLFHAINLIEAAKKSNVKSILTIFGGEPLLPIKREFDIIAQIVKESREQNLALNVVSNGVGIPHYLSLLKEFNSIQITFDGDKSTHDKYRIFPNGKGTFDIIINNLCSLLDEISTKTHIALRIHVHRGKENSVYNLYCYLKEIGILKRKNVHLYVMSVYNYLDQSLLTEGIKNELESLLYLVRNFPSMIKEVIITGHSFAMSLNYLINKNNVYFPKFRHCEANINQYVFDLYGDIYPCDVVVGIKEFSVGKFIPNLQFYDSFKKWRETCILTLPCKECSYALLCGGGCTALRLLRDEKLRNRTCSYITKEILELYKDLTLEFLKIRIGDNL from the coding sequence ATGAAGACTAATAAGTACTTGGTTCAGATTCCCGTAGAGGAAGGGAATTACATTATATTGGATACGTTACATGGCAAGATATACAAGCTAAAGAGAAATGAATACTATTATCTACTCAATCCTGAAAACTCAAGTTGTAGTGATACTATACATGATTTGTTAAAAAATAAGTTGTTATACCGTTCGGAAGATGAGTTTAATAAAGACGTTGAGAGAGCATATTTAGATTTCATAAGAAAGGAGAAATCATTACCACTTCATTATATGGTAATCCCAACATATTATTGTAATTTAACGTGTACATATTGCTATGAAAAGGGCATCAAAAAAGATCCTGAATTTATTTCTGAAAAAGCTTTATCGAAATTATTTCATGCAATAAACCTAATAGAAGCTGCAAAGAAATCAAATGTAAAGTCTATATTAACAATATTCGGGGGTGAACCACTACTTCCAATTAAAAGAGAATTTGATATTATTGCTCAAATAGTAAAAGAAAGCAGAGAACAAAATTTAGCTCTTAATGTTGTAAGTAATGGTGTTGGAATACCACATTATCTTTCATTACTTAAAGAATTTAATTCAATTCAGATTACATTTGATGGAGATAAGAGCACTCATGATAAATATAGAATATTCCCAAATGGAAAGGGGACTTTTGATATTATAATAAATAATCTATGCTCTCTACTTGATGAGATAAGCACTAAGACACATATAGCGTTAAGAATTCATGTTCATCGAGGAAAAGAGAACTCAGTGTATAATTTATACTGTTATTTAAAAGAGATTGGTATTCTCAAGAGAAAAAACGTTCACTTGTATGTTATGTCAGTGTATAACTACCTTGATCAATCTTTATTAACCGAAGGTATAAAAAATGAATTGGAATCTCTATTGTACCTTGTTAGGAACTTCCCCTCGATGATTAAAGAGGTAATAATTACTGGCCATTCATTTGCAATGTCATTAAATTACTTAATCAATAAAAATAACGTATACTTCCCCAAATTTAGACATTGTGAAGCTAATATAAACCAATATGTTTTCGATCTATATGGCGATATATATCCTTGTGATGTGGTAGTAGGCATAAAGGAATTTTCTGTTGGGAAATTTATTCCAAATTTGCAATTTTATGATTCATTTAAAAAATGGAGAGAAACCTGTATATTAACTCTGCCTTGTAAAGAATGTTCATATGCACTACTTTGTGGAGGGGGGTGTACTGCATTGAGATTATTAAGAGATGAGAAATTGCGCAACAGAACGTGCTCTTATATTACTAAAGAAATTTTAGAATTATATAAAGATCTTACACTGGAATTTTTAAAGATCCGGATAGGTGATAATTTATGA
- a CDS encoding B12-binding domain-containing radical SAM protein: MPDITLINVVSSSSKPQTPLGILYLAGTLEKYNFDVDVIDYQYIFYKHKWGYKHLGETIANIDSKIVGIGCMTDSLPWVMLATKYAKSITPEKIIILGGPGPSEVCYNLLSTYDSVDIVCIGEGEYTLLELMRTIGNGISYTPRDLLNIKGIAFKHGDRVIVTPKRERIQDLDALPFPAYHLINLKKYYQVTVDTSRGCPFRCTFCDVAPLWGRKVIYKGVSRVIEELKLLNENYGVKNIHFTDDTFTLNKQRVLSITEQIQKSDLDIQYACFGRVNLVDNNVLTSLMDSGCKGIFYGIESGSNRILRLINKGFTIGKAIEVVINSLDYIKNVTASFIWGYPFEDFEDFLKTFYAITYLDYFGVQTRFSRLAPLPMSELRKKYENDIIKPLYFNIYSHTILSTQDLPQEIVEEILKHPPIYVSFYWFNTPNLQEKLNFIDNYYKLMG; this comes from the coding sequence ATGCCCGATATTACTTTAATAAATGTAGTTTCATCATCGTCTAAACCTCAAACTCCGCTTGGAATTTTATATCTGGCTGGTACTCTTGAGAAATATAATTTTGATGTTGATGTTATTGATTACCAATATATTTTTTATAAACACAAATGGGGGTATAAACATCTTGGTGAGACTATAGCTAACATTGACTCGAAGATAGTTGGTATTGGATGTATGACGGACTCACTGCCATGGGTCATGCTAGCTACCAAATATGCAAAATCTATTACTCCAGAAAAGATTATAATACTTGGGGGGCCTGGTCCATCAGAGGTGTGTTACAATCTGCTTAGCACATACGACAGTGTAGATATCGTCTGTATTGGAGAAGGGGAATACACTCTACTTGAGTTAATGAGGACTATAGGAAATGGTATTTCATATACTCCTAGGGATTTGCTTAATATAAAAGGGATTGCATTTAAGCATGGAGATAGGGTTATAGTAACCCCAAAAAGAGAAAGGATTCAGGACTTAGATGCTTTGCCATTTCCAGCTTATCATCTTATAAACCTTAAAAAATATTATCAAGTCACTGTAGACACATCTCGTGGATGTCCATTTAGATGCACTTTTTGTGATGTGGCTCCCTTATGGGGTCGGAAAGTTATCTATAAAGGAGTTTCAAGGGTTATTGAGGAGTTAAAACTATTGAATGAAAATTATGGGGTAAAGAACATTCATTTTACGGATGATACATTTACATTGAATAAACAAAGAGTTCTTTCAATTACTGAGCAAATACAGAAATCAGACTTGGACATACAATATGCCTGCTTCGGTAGAGTAAACTTAGTAGATAATAATGTTCTTACTTCATTGATGGATTCTGGATGTAAGGGGATATTTTATGGTATTGAATCAGGGAGTAATAGGATATTACGTTTAATAAATAAAGGTTTTACAATAGGCAAAGCTATAGAGGTAGTAATAAACTCGTTAGATTATATTAAAAATGTTACTGCTTCATTCATTTGGGGATATCCATTTGAAGACTTCGAGGATTTCCTGAAAACTTTTTATGCAATAACATATTTGGATTATTTTGGGGTACAAACTAGATTTTCACGATTAGCACCTTTACCAATGTCAGAACTGCGGAAAAAATATGAGAACGACATAATAAAACCATTATACTTTAACATATATTCGCACACTATATTATCAACTCAAGACTTACCTCAAGAAATTGTTGAGGAAATTTTAAAACATCCTCCAATATACGTCTCGTTTTATTGGTTCAATACTCCCAATTTGCAAGAAAAACTGAATTTCATAGATAACTATTACAAGCTTATGGGGTAA
- a CDS encoding ABC transporter permease has protein sequence MLGQTLILIERELLSYKRSVGFMIASFLSPLMYLFVFGYTLNKGMPSINGVSYLNYILPGIIMLVVIYSSLNSATRVFIERKSHALLDLLSLPMNKSLVPFVKILIHSLLSAFNALMFLLLAKLTICSELYLSIDNIPVLFLAIFSSSFAVGIFMMGIAASLREEQSFNSLTSLFLLPMIFISTAYYPVSLMPAVLKTLARINPISFGADLIRNILFGIEIPISEMISFVVFSIVGISLLHRSFGKYFK, from the coding sequence ATGTTGGGGCAAACATTAATATTAATTGAAAGAGAACTTCTAAGCTACAAAAGAAGTGTAGGTTTTATGATAGCGTCCTTTTTGTCCCCTCTTATGTACCTTTTTGTTTTTGGATATACTCTGAATAAGGGCATGCCATCCATAAATGGGGTATCTTATTTAAATTATATATTGCCCGGAATAATAATGTTAGTTGTAATATACTCATCACTGAACTCTGCTACTAGAGTATTTATAGAACGAAAATCTCACGCTTTACTTGACCTTCTTTCACTTCCTATGAATAAATCGCTTGTACCTTTTGTAAAAATACTGATTCATTCATTACTTTCAGCTTTTAACGCATTAATGTTCCTATTACTTGCAAAATTAACAATATGTTCTGAGTTATATCTATCAATTGATAATATTCCAGTTTTATTTTTAGCAATTTTTTCTAGCAGTTTTGCGGTAGGAATATTTATGATGGGGATTGCAGCAAGTTTGAGGGAAGAACAAAGCTTTAACTCATTAACTTCATTATTCCTTTTGCCGATGATATTTATAAGTACCGCATATTATCCGGTAAGCTTAATGCCAGCTGTTCTCAAAACATTAGCAAGAATTAATCCAATTTCATTTGGTGCGGATTTAATTAGGAATATATTATTTGGGATAGAAATTCCTATTTCTGAAATGATATCTTTTGTTGTGTTTTCGATAGTAGGGATTAGCCTATTACACCGTAGTTTTGGCAAATATTTCAAATAA
- a CDS encoding RNA-guided pseudouridylation complex pseudouridine synthase subunit Cbf5, producing MAKEKRRERKLMLPADIKREVVVRDENAETNSKWGLPPEKRPIEMHMQFGVINLDKPPGPTSHEVVAWIKKLLNLKKAGHGGTLDPKVTGVLPVALERATRVVQALLPAGKEYVALMHLHGDVPEDKIRAVMKEFEGEIIQRPPLRSAVKRRLRTRKVYYIEIIEIEGKDVLFRVGVEAGTYIRSLIHHIGLALGVGAHMAELRRTRSGPFKEDETLVTLHDLIDAYYFWKEDGIEEYFRKAIQPMEKAVEHLPKVWIRDSAVAAVTHGADLAVPGIVKLHKGIKPGDLVAIMTLKDELVALGKAKMNTQEMLTKTKGIAVDVEKVFMPRDWYPKMW from the coding sequence ATGGCGAAAGAAAAGAGAAGAGAGAGAAAGCTAATGCTCCCGGCTGATATTAAGAGAGAGGTTGTTGTTAGGGACGAAAACGCCGAGACCAATTCAAAATGGGGCCTTCCTCCAGAAAAAAGACCGATTGAGATGCACATGCAATTCGGGGTCATAAACCTTGACAAACCTCCCGGACCTACAAGCCATGAAGTGGTTGCATGGATTAAAAAACTTCTGAACCTTAAAAAAGCTGGTCACGGTGGAACTCTTGATCCAAAAGTTACTGGAGTTTTGCCCGTAGCTCTGGAAAGGGCTACAAGGGTTGTTCAGGCACTTTTACCGGCAGGTAAGGAGTATGTAGCATTGATGCACCTTCATGGGGATGTTCCAGAGGACAAAATAAGGGCCGTTATGAAGGAATTTGAAGGAGAAATCATCCAAAGACCCCCTCTAAGAAGTGCCGTTAAGAGAAGACTCAGGACAAGAAAAGTTTACTACATAGAGATAATTGAGATAGAGGGCAAAGATGTTTTGTTTAGGGTTGGAGTTGAGGCTGGTACTTATATAAGGTCTCTCATCCATCACATTGGTTTGGCTTTAGGAGTTGGCGCCCACATGGCAGAGCTGAGGAGAACAAGGAGCGGACCGTTTAAAGAAGATGAGACTCTTGTAACTCTGCACGATCTTATAGATGCTTATTACTTCTGGAAAGAGGACGGTATTGAAGAGTACTTCAGAAAGGCAATTCAGCCGATGGAGAAAGCAGTTGAACATTTACCCAAAGTGTGGATAAGGGACTCTGCAGTTGCAGCTGTAACCCATGGTGCTGATTTAGCTGTCCCTGGAATAGTGAAGCTCCACAAAGGCATAAAACCTGGAGATCTCGTGGCGATAATGACCCTCAAAGACGAGCTTGTGGCTTTGGGTAAGGCAAAGATGAACAC